Proteins from a single region of Chloroherpeton thalassium ATCC 35110:
- a CDS encoding ATP-binding cassette domain-containing protein, with protein MNSLEEILEKEIKSVKTELPQLIGFFGNYGIELEREHLALGDYLSSFTEEHYEDLGIDKQQLIENLDGFLEQLAAISNGGSMKIASLTIIGGHDKTGSPENIELTLVPGSITSIVGPTGSGKSRLLADIEWMAQNDTPTGRTILVNGEKPDTNLRFSLEHKLVAQLSQNMNFVMDTCVSEFIRMHAESRMVKNIPQAVSEIVAQANMLAGEKFTEQTPVTALSGGQSRALMIADTAFLSSSPVVLIDEIENAGIDRKKALALLVKKEKIVLMATHDPILALMAEQRLVIKNGGIYKIIQTSLAEKSNLSALEALDNKILSLRTSLRRGDLIEQEIA; from the coding sequence ATGAACAGCCTTGAGGAAATTCTTGAAAAGGAAATTAAATCGGTAAAAACCGAACTGCCGCAGCTGATCGGGTTTTTCGGCAACTATGGCATCGAGCTGGAGCGCGAGCACCTGGCTTTGGGCGACTATCTCTCGAGCTTCACTGAGGAGCATTACGAAGATCTGGGCATCGATAAGCAGCAGCTTATTGAAAATTTGGACGGATTTCTCGAGCAGCTTGCGGCGATTAGCAATGGCGGATCGATGAAAATTGCGTCGCTGACGATCATCGGTGGCCACGACAAAACCGGCTCGCCTGAAAATATTGAGCTAACTTTGGTGCCGGGCTCGATCACGAGCATTGTGGGGCCAACCGGCTCGGGAAAAAGTCGCTTGCTTGCCGACATCGAATGGATGGCGCAAAACGACACACCAACCGGAAGAACCATTCTCGTCAACGGCGAAAAACCGGATACCAATCTTCGCTTTTCGCTCGAGCACAAGCTCGTGGCGCAGCTTTCGCAAAACATGAATTTTGTGATGGATACTTGCGTGAGCGAGTTTATCAGGATGCACGCGGAAAGTCGAATGGTAAAAAATATTCCGCAAGCCGTTTCGGAAATTGTCGCTCAGGCCAACATGCTTGCTGGTGAAAAATTTACCGAACAAACGCCCGTGACCGCACTTTCTGGCGGGCAATCGCGCGCGTTGATGATCGCCGATACAGCGTTTCTGAGTTCTTCGCCGGTCGTTTTGATCGATGAGATCGAAAATGCTGGAATCGATCGCAAAAAAGCGTTGGCGCTTTTGGTCAAAAAAGAGAAAATCGTTTTGATGGCCACCCACGACCCGATTCTTGCGCTCATGGCCGAACAGCGCTTGGTCATCAAAAACGGCGGGATTTATAAAATTATTCAAACCTCGCTGGCGGAAAAATCCAACTTGTCGGCGCTGGAAGCACTGGATAATAAAATTCTTTCGCTCAGAACGAGCTTGCGCCGCGGCGATCTCATTGAGCAGGAAATCGCCTGA
- a CDS encoding phytoene desaturase family protein → MRYDFVVIGSGIGGLSAAALLAKEGFCVLVLEANYLPGGCASSYPMKHAGQRFVFESGATTLVGFDAFQPFFELEKALGIKFPLLEINPSMTVHFDNTAVVRYKNREKWVDECYRKFFQQTACSQAQVEAFWEKVFELSDFVWRISGRNRLFPPTSFSDVMSLIKNNQIQDFPKLAFLFESTKNVLARFGLDKSLNFVRFCDEQLMITAQANSNDTPFLYAAPCLSYTCSSNFYAYGGLVKIAQTLVEYIESAGGNVRYRAEVTQVKQAKNGFELQTQKGRFFAREVISNAPIWNMAALITGKAKVYFEKLSRQNSFGWGAFTMSIALRNELPELETLHHQFILKNALPHCQSNSFFVSLSMPDDFERQPKGFRLLAISTHTFPRQWFETERYAEKKREVSAFILNYLETHLAGFKKREVFFQSAATPKTWQDWTWRKTGRVGGIPQSMSRALDGFIGAETPVKGLYLVGDTVYPGQGVAGVCLSAQNAVQRILKNNA, encoded by the coding sequence ATGCGGTATGATTTTGTGGTAATTGGCTCAGGAATTGGCGGGCTTTCAGCGGCGGCGCTTTTGGCGAAAGAAGGCTTTTGCGTTTTGGTGCTCGAAGCAAATTATTTGCCTGGCGGCTGCGCGTCTTCTTATCCGATGAAGCACGCCGGCCAGCGTTTTGTGTTCGAATCCGGCGCAACCACGCTCGTTGGCTTTGACGCGTTTCAGCCGTTTTTTGAATTGGAAAAAGCGCTCGGCATCAAATTTCCGCTTCTGGAAATCAATCCTTCTATGACAGTTCATTTCGACAACACGGCTGTTGTTCGTTATAAAAATCGGGAAAAATGGGTGGATGAATGCTACCGAAAATTTTTTCAACAAACCGCTTGCAGCCAAGCTCAAGTCGAAGCGTTTTGGGAAAAAGTTTTTGAACTGAGCGATTTTGTTTGGCGCATTTCGGGGCGAAATCGCCTATTTCCGCCGACTTCGTTTTCCGATGTGATGAGCTTAATCAAAAACAATCAAATTCAAGATTTTCCGAAACTGGCGTTTCTTTTTGAATCGACAAAAAATGTTTTGGCGCGTTTTGGCTTGGACAAAAGCCTGAACTTCGTGCGCTTTTGCGATGAGCAATTGATGATTACCGCACAGGCAAATTCCAACGACACGCCGTTTCTTTACGCCGCGCCGTGCTTGAGTTACACATGCAGCTCGAATTTTTACGCGTATGGCGGCCTGGTGAAAATCGCGCAAACGCTCGTGGAATATATTGAATCGGCGGGTGGAAACGTGCGCTATCGCGCCGAAGTGACGCAGGTAAAACAAGCAAAAAATGGATTTGAGCTGCAGACTCAAAAAGGCCGATTCTTTGCCCGCGAAGTCATCAGCAATGCGCCGATTTGGAACATGGCGGCGCTTATAACCGGAAAGGCCAAAGTTTATTTTGAAAAATTATCTCGGCAAAATTCTTTTGGTTGGGGCGCGTTTACGATGAGCATCGCCTTAAGAAATGAACTTCCCGAACTTGAAACGTTGCATCATCAATTTATTTTGAAAAATGCGCTGCCGCATTGCCAATCGAATTCGTTTTTTGTCTCGCTTTCCATGCCCGACGATTTCGAGCGCCAGCCAAAAGGCTTCCGGCTGCTGGCGATTTCCACGCACACGTTTCCGCGCCAATGGTTCGAAACTGAACGCTATGCGGAAAAAAAGCGCGAGGTTTCGGCGTTTATTTTAAACTATTTGGAAACGCATTTGGCCGGGTTCAAAAAGCGCGAGGTTTTTTTTCAAAGCGCCGCAACGCCAAAAACTTGGCAAGATTGGACTTGGCGAAAAACGGGTCGCGTGGGCGGCATTCCGCAAAGCATGTCGCGAGCGCTTGATGGATTCATCGGTGCAGAAACGCCCGTTAAAGGCCTTTATTTGGTTGGCGACACGGTTTATCCGGGTCAAGGTGTGGCCGGCGTATGCCTTTCGGCGCAAAATGCCGTGCAGCGAATTTTGAAAAACAACGCATAG
- a CDS encoding glycine--tRNA ligase → MSQKKKSAGEKPDAVMEKLVSLSKRRGFVFQSSEIYGGLASCWDYGPLGVELKRNIKDAWWNAMTKHYDNIVGLDSAIMMNPRVWEASGHVDSFNDPMIDDKTSKRRYRADHLIEGYIASLEKKGKTEEAARVQGEYHKALATEPLVKSLYDLIIKEEIKAPDSGAFNWTEVRQFNLMFQAPLGAVADEASIVYLRPETAQGIFVNFQTVREAARMKVPFGIAQIGKAFRNEIVKGNFIFRMIEFEQMEMQYFVKPGTQMEAFEEWRERRMSWYTESLGISKEKLHWYKHDQLAHYADAAYDIKFEFPFGIEEIEGIHSRTDFDLRRHQEYSGKSMEYFDQESKERYLPYVVETSAGSDRLFLAVLSDAYTEDEIDGESRVSLNLHPNLAPIKAGLFPLMKKEGMPEIAQKLQKELQKQFKVQYDDAGSIGKRYRRQDEIGTPYCFTIDHDTLQDGTVTVRDRDTTEQSRIALDQVKAFLSEKLLK, encoded by the coding sequence ATGTCTCAAAAGAAAAAATCTGCTGGTGAAAAACCGGATGCTGTTATGGAAAAGTTGGTCTCGCTTTCAAAGCGTCGCGGCTTTGTGTTTCAATCTTCTGAAATTTACGGCGGGCTGGCTTCGTGCTGGGACTACGGTCCGCTGGGCGTTGAACTAAAACGAAATATTAAAGACGCTTGGTGGAACGCAATGACAAAGCATTATGACAACATTGTCGGGCTGGATTCGGCCATTATGATGAATCCGCGCGTTTGGGAAGCATCCGGCCATGTTGATAGCTTCAACGACCCGATGATCGACGACAAAACAAGCAAACGCCGCTACCGCGCCGACCATTTGATTGAAGGTTACATCGCTTCGCTGGAGAAAAAAGGAAAAACAGAAGAAGCCGCCCGCGTTCAGGGCGAATATCACAAAGCGCTCGCAACCGAGCCGCTCGTCAAAAGCCTGTATGATTTAATTATCAAAGAAGAAATAAAAGCGCCCGATTCCGGCGCGTTTAATTGGACGGAAGTTCGCCAATTCAACCTCATGTTTCAAGCGCCGCTCGGCGCGGTGGCCGACGAAGCCTCTATCGTGTATCTCAGGCCAGAAACCGCGCAAGGGATTTTCGTCAATTTCCAGACGGTGCGCGAGGCTGCTCGCATGAAAGTGCCGTTTGGCATTGCGCAAATTGGAAAAGCATTTCGCAACGAAATCGTCAAAGGAAATTTCATTTTCCGCATGATCGAGTTCGAACAAATGGAAATGCAATATTTCGTGAAGCCCGGCACGCAAATGGAAGCATTTGAAGAATGGCGCGAGCGTCGCATGAGTTGGTACACGGAATCGCTTGGCATCAGCAAGGAAAAATTGCATTGGTATAAGCATGATCAGCTGGCGCACTACGCCGACGCCGCATACGACATCAAATTTGAGTTTCCGTTTGGCATTGAGGAAATCGAGGGCATTCACTCGCGCACGGATTTTGACTTGCGCCGCCATCAGGAATATTCCGGCAAAAGCATGGAATATTTTGATCAGGAAAGCAAAGAACGCTATTTGCCTTATGTGGTTGAAACCTCAGCCGGTAGCGATCGCCTGTTTTTGGCCGTTCTCAGCGACGCATACACGGAAGACGAAATCGACGGAGAAAGTCGCGTGAGTTTAAATCTTCATCCAAATTTAGCGCCGATAAAAGCCGGACTTTTTCCCTTGATGAAAAAAGAAGGCATGCCGGAAATTGCGCAAAAGCTTCAGAAAGAGCTGCAAAAGCAATTTAAAGTTCAGTACGACGATGCCGGTTCAATCGGGAAGCGTTACCGTCGGCAAGATGAAATCGGCACACCGTATTGCTTCACCATCGATCACGATACACTGCAAGATGGCACGGTTACGGTTCGCGATAGAGACACGACCGAACAAAGCCGCATTGCGTTAGACCAAGTGAAAGCATTTCTCTCGGAAAAGCTGCTTAAGTAG